A single region of the Xiphias gladius isolate SHS-SW01 ecotype Sanya breed wild chromosome 17, ASM1685928v1, whole genome shotgun sequence genome encodes:
- the akap10 gene encoding A-kinase anchor protein 10, mitochondrial isoform X2, whose product MPHYMHFMELQGADHLVRFWLEAESFRSTSWSRVRAHSLNSVKHSSLAEPVPASPDGSELRETAPHSPNALARDSSSEGSTVPSERRNSSSSEAGLRPGTPRAETPSRQAPSRTGTPYKVQSNSTLRELSDKLMKSIEKDAVTIFTKYISPDAVRPIPITEQIRNDIVAKICGEDGMVDPNCFVIAQSVVFTILEQQHFSEFLRSHHFCKYQIEVLTSGSVFLADILFCESALFYFSEYMEKEEAMNVLQFWLAADNFQNQLAAKKGQYDGQEAQNDAMILYDKYFSLQATNPLGFGDSVRMEIESNICREGGPLPDCFTTPLRQAWTTMEKVYMPGFLSSNLYYKYLSDLINSVRADEFVNVSTPGQGGPADNDRSSSNASEGSQTQQGAKKAAIKILKNFDEAITVDVASLDPESLYQRPYAGKMTFGKVNELGQFIREAEPEPDVKKSKGSMFSQAMKKWVQGNSDEAQEEMAWQIAKMIVNDVVHQSNRDSPGKATKL is encoded by the exons ATGCCTCACTACATGCATTTCATGGAACTGCAGGGTGCTGACCACCTGGTTCGGTTCTGGTTAGAGGCTGAGAGTTTCCGTTCCACCAGCTGGTCGCGAGTCAGAGCACACAGTCTAAATTCTGTAAAACATAGCTCCTTGGCTGAGCCCGTCCCTGCGTCCCCGGATGGCTCAGAGCTCCGAGAGACAGCCCCACACTCACCCAATGCCCTTGCCCGGGACAGTAGCAGTGAAGGTTCTACGGTGCCGTCAGAGCGGCGCAACTCCTCCAGCTCAGAAGCTGGCCTGAGACCCGGCACCCCTCGCGCAGAAACCCCCAGCAGGCAGGCACCCTCCAGGACAGGGACTCCCTACAAGGTGCAGTCAAACAGCACCCTGCGAGAGCTCTCTGACAAACTCATGAAAA gtatAGAGAAAGATGCAGTTACAATCTTCACCAAGTACATCTCTCCAGATGCTGTGAGGCCCATCCCCATCACAGAACAAATCAGAAATGACATAGTCG CTAAGATATGTGGAGAGGATGGCATGGTGGACCCAAACTGCTTTGTCATTGCACAGTCCGTAGTCTTCACCATCTTGGAGCAACA GCACTTTAGTGAGTTCCTGCGGAGCcatcatttttgtaaataccaGATCGAAGTGTTGACTAGTGGCTCAGTGTTCCTGGCTGACATCTTGTTCTGTGAGTCAGCTCTCTTCTACTTCTCTGAG TACATGGAAAAGGAGGAGGCGATGAATGTACTGCAGTTCTGGCTGGCGGCAGACAACTTCCAGAACCAGCTAGCAGCTAAAAAGGGCCAGTATGATGGCCAGGAGGCTCAAAATGATGCCATGATCCTCTACGACAA GTATTTCTCACTCCAAGCTACCAACCCTCTGGGCTTCGGCGACTCTGTGCGGATGGAGATAGAGTCGAATATCTGCCGAGAGGGAGGGCCTCTCCCTGACTGTTTCACTACTCCACTCAGACAGGCCTGGACAACCATGGAGAAG GTCTACATGCCAGGCTTCCTGTCTAGCAACCTTTACTACAAATACCTGAGTGACCTCATCAATTCGGTGCGGGCGGATGAATTTGTGAATGTCAGCACTCCAGGTCAGGGTGGGCCTGCAGACAACGACCGCTCAAGTTCAAATGCCAGCGAGGGCTCTCAGACTCAG CAAGGTGCCAAAAAGGCAGCGATCAAGATCTTGAAAAACTTCGATGAGGCGATCACAGTGGACGTCGCCAGCCTGGACCCTGAGTCCTTGTACCAGCGGCCATATGCTGG AAAGATGACGTTTGGGAAGGTGAATGAGCTGGGCCAGTTTATCAGGGAGGCAGAGCCAGAGCCGGATGTGAAGAAATCCAAAG GCTCCATGTTTTCTCAAGCCATGAAGAAATGGGTCCAAGGCAACTCAGATGAG GCCCAGGAAGAGATGGCATGGCAGATTGCCAAGATGATTGTCAACGATGTCGTCCACCAGTCAAACCGTGACAGCCCCGGCAAGGCCACCAAG TTATGA
- the akap10 gene encoding A-kinase anchor protein 10, mitochondrial isoform X1, which yields MSFFKRKAKSKEPERVTDAKVSRAPVSPHSPSLGLRNHHAIQEAAGPSHVAINAISANMDSFARGRTAILKKQPSHMEAAHFGDLGHSSVNYQPQETRSRLSKTVDHVLRDNVAMPHYMHFMELQGADHLVRFWLEAESFRSTSWSRVRAHSLNSVKHSSLAEPVPASPDGSELRETAPHSPNALARDSSSEGSTVPSERRNSSSSEAGLRPGTPRAETPSRQAPSRTGTPYKVQSNSTLRELSDKLMKSIEKDAVTIFTKYISPDAVRPIPITEQIRNDIVAKICGEDGMVDPNCFVIAQSVVFTILEQQHFSEFLRSHHFCKYQIEVLTSGSVFLADILFCESALFYFSEYMEKEEAMNVLQFWLAADNFQNQLAAKKGQYDGQEAQNDAMILYDKYFSLQATNPLGFGDSVRMEIESNICREGGPLPDCFTTPLRQAWTTMEKVYMPGFLSSNLYYKYLSDLINSVRADEFVNVSTPGQGGPADNDRSSSNASEGSQTQQGAKKAAIKILKNFDEAITVDVASLDPESLYQRPYAGKMTFGKVNELGQFIREAEPEPDVKKSKGSMFSQAMKKWVQGNSDEAQEEMAWQIAKMIVNDVVHQSNRDSPGKATKL from the exons CTCCAGTCAGCCCTCACTCTCCATCATTAGGACTGAGGAACCACCATGCCATCCAGGAAGCTGCGGGGCCAAGCCATGTGGCCATCAATGCCATCTCTGCCAACATGGACTCCTTCGCCCGCGGTCGCACCGCCATCCTCAAGAAACAGCCAAGCCACATGGAGGCTGCACACTTTGGCGATCTCG GTCATTCCAGTGTGAACTATCAGCCCCAGGAGACCCGCTCTCGGCTATCCAAGACAGTGGACCATGTCCTTCGGGACAATGTGGCGATGCCTCACTACATGCATTTCATGGAACTGCAGGGTGCTGACCACCTGGTTCGGTTCTGGTTAGAGGCTGAGAGTTTCCGTTCCACCAGCTGGTCGCGAGTCAGAGCACACAGTCTAAATTCTGTAAAACATAGCTCCTTGGCTGAGCCCGTCCCTGCGTCCCCGGATGGCTCAGAGCTCCGAGAGACAGCCCCACACTCACCCAATGCCCTTGCCCGGGACAGTAGCAGTGAAGGTTCTACGGTGCCGTCAGAGCGGCGCAACTCCTCCAGCTCAGAAGCTGGCCTGAGACCCGGCACCCCTCGCGCAGAAACCCCCAGCAGGCAGGCACCCTCCAGGACAGGGACTCCCTACAAGGTGCAGTCAAACAGCACCCTGCGAGAGCTCTCTGACAAACTCATGAAAA gtatAGAGAAAGATGCAGTTACAATCTTCACCAAGTACATCTCTCCAGATGCTGTGAGGCCCATCCCCATCACAGAACAAATCAGAAATGACATAGTCG CTAAGATATGTGGAGAGGATGGCATGGTGGACCCAAACTGCTTTGTCATTGCACAGTCCGTAGTCTTCACCATCTTGGAGCAACA GCACTTTAGTGAGTTCCTGCGGAGCcatcatttttgtaaataccaGATCGAAGTGTTGACTAGTGGCTCAGTGTTCCTGGCTGACATCTTGTTCTGTGAGTCAGCTCTCTTCTACTTCTCTGAG TACATGGAAAAGGAGGAGGCGATGAATGTACTGCAGTTCTGGCTGGCGGCAGACAACTTCCAGAACCAGCTAGCAGCTAAAAAGGGCCAGTATGATGGCCAGGAGGCTCAAAATGATGCCATGATCCTCTACGACAA GTATTTCTCACTCCAAGCTACCAACCCTCTGGGCTTCGGCGACTCTGTGCGGATGGAGATAGAGTCGAATATCTGCCGAGAGGGAGGGCCTCTCCCTGACTGTTTCACTACTCCACTCAGACAGGCCTGGACAACCATGGAGAAG GTCTACATGCCAGGCTTCCTGTCTAGCAACCTTTACTACAAATACCTGAGTGACCTCATCAATTCGGTGCGGGCGGATGAATTTGTGAATGTCAGCACTCCAGGTCAGGGTGGGCCTGCAGACAACGACCGCTCAAGTTCAAATGCCAGCGAGGGCTCTCAGACTCAG CAAGGTGCCAAAAAGGCAGCGATCAAGATCTTGAAAAACTTCGATGAGGCGATCACAGTGGACGTCGCCAGCCTGGACCCTGAGTCCTTGTACCAGCGGCCATATGCTGG AAAGATGACGTTTGGGAAGGTGAATGAGCTGGGCCAGTTTATCAGGGAGGCAGAGCCAGAGCCGGATGTGAAGAAATCCAAAG GCTCCATGTTTTCTCAAGCCATGAAGAAATGGGTCCAAGGCAACTCAGATGAG GCCCAGGAAGAGATGGCATGGCAGATTGCCAAGATGATTGTCAACGATGTCGTCCACCAGTCAAACCGTGACAGCCCCGGCAAGGCCACCAAG TTATGA